A genomic segment from Ignavibacteriales bacterium encodes:
- the tdh gene encoding L-threonine 3-dehydrogenase yields MKALVKKYSKPGIWMDEVPVPEYGPNDVLIKIQKTAICGTDIHIYNWDEWAQKTIPVPMHVGHEYVGTVEAFGSNVHDVKVGELVSGEGHIVCGTCRNCRAGRGHLCPNTKSVGVNRAGAFAEYLVIPVQNIWHCDPKISTEVLSVFDPFGNAVHTALSYDLLGEDVLITGAGPIGIMAASVAIHAGARNVVITDMNQYRLELARKIGVTRAVDVSKEKLPDVVKELGMKEGFDVGLEMSGSIHAFNDMINVMFHGGNIALLGILPSNAGVDWTKIIFSGLNIRGIYGRKMFETWYKMQAMVQSGLDITPIITHRFKIDDYQEGFEIMKSGNSGKVILDWNSLK; encoded by the coding sequence ATGAAAGCTCTCGTTAAAAAGTATTCAAAACCTGGTATTTGGATGGACGAAGTTCCTGTTCCCGAATACGGACCAAACGATGTATTAATTAAAATTCAGAAAACCGCAATATGCGGAACAGATATTCACATTTACAATTGGGATGAATGGGCACAAAAAACTATTCCCGTTCCAATGCATGTTGGGCACGAGTATGTTGGAACTGTTGAAGCATTCGGTTCTAATGTGCACGATGTAAAAGTTGGCGAACTAGTTAGCGGCGAAGGCCATATTGTTTGCGGAACTTGCAGAAACTGCCGAGCAGGAAGGGGCCATCTTTGCCCAAACACAAAAAGTGTTGGTGTAAATCGAGCAGGAGCGTTTGCGGAATATCTTGTAATTCCTGTTCAAAATATCTGGCATTGCGATCCAAAAATATCGACAGAAGTTCTTTCTGTTTTTGATCCCTTTGGTAATGCAGTTCATACAGCATTAAGTTATGATTTACTTGGAGAAGATGTTTTAATTACCGGTGCGGGTCCAATAGGAATAATGGCCGCCTCAGTTGCAATTCATGCGGGTGCAAGAAATGTTGTAATAACAGATATGAATCAATATAGATTAGAACTTGCAAGAAAAATCGGGGTTACACGTGCTGTTGATGTTTCTAAAGAAAAATTACCAGATGTTGTTAAGGAACTTGGAATGAAAGAAGGTTTTGATGTTGGATTGGAAATGAGCGGAAGTATTCACGCTTTTAATGATATGATAAATGTTATGTTTCATGGCGGCAATATTGCATTACTTGGTATACTTCCTTCAAACGCTGGGGTTGATTGGACAAAAATAATTTTTAGCGGATTAAATATTCGCGGTATCTATGGTAGAAAGATGTTTGAAACCTGGTACAAAATGCAAGCAATGGTGCAAAGCGGATTAGATATCACTCCAATTATAACTCATAGATTTAAAATTGATGACTACCAAGAAGGATTTGAAATAATGAAATCCGGCAACTCTGGCAAAGTAATACTTGATTGGAATTCATTAAAATAG
- a CDS encoding pullulanase, protein MKSFLLKSIIIVLTITFTGSPLYISDKTNSKVKSKSEIELRQDELDKIYSDKKLGSFVENGKTYFRLFTPNAEKVTLVVFNKVDEQKGKEYDMIRDENAVWETSLDGELYGKFYGFNVKHKDKETVLCIDPYAKAVASYNSYFTPRKSIVFKEGNYDWQNDNWIQRDWRDLIVYEMHVRDMTEHQTSGVKERGTYKGLIEKGKTGGIDYIKNLGVNTVELLPSQEFANIEIPFKDSLRGKFNTWNPYERNHWGYMTASFFAPETYYSENTRELELNKWSGADAKAVTDFKDMVKAFHNENIAVMMDVVYNHLSEYEFGNLKEIDREYYFRLNPDGSYCEVSGCGNDLRTEAPMLRKLIVESILYWMKEYHVDGFRFDLGKLLDWETIETIIYEAKKINPDVVFVCEPWGGGYDPQGFSLRGWGAWNDQIRNGIKGENPKDGHGWIFGTWYGNNSLQRIKSYVNGTLTKDSLGLFQKPDHSVNYLESHDGLTFGDFIRLGLGDVKPDEVINDVDKNAILTPTQLKLNKLGALFLFTSRGMTMIHSGQEFARSKVIPLTNQNDPHRGMIDHNTYDKDNEVNYINYDHAKMNKDLLDYYQGLIELRKEFQSFRRAEYDEVKFISVKDNDFAICYEVKHNDEDFMVLLNAHPVKEVLFELPKGKWDVLVNSDKAGIKPISTVSGTISIKSSTGLVLKKK, encoded by the coding sequence ATGAAAAGTTTTCTTTTAAAATCGATAATAATAGTATTAACAATAACATTTACAGGAAGTCCCTTGTACATTTCAGACAAAACAAATTCTAAGGTAAAAAGTAAATCTGAGATTGAATTAAGGCAAGATGAACTTGATAAGATTTACTCAGATAAAAAACTCGGTTCATTTGTTGAGAACGGAAAAACATATTTTAGATTGTTCACTCCAAATGCTGAAAAAGTTACACTCGTAGTCTTTAATAAAGTTGATGAGCAAAAAGGAAAAGAATATGATATGATTCGTGATGAAAATGCTGTTTGGGAAACTTCGCTAGATGGAGAACTTTACGGAAAATTTTATGGATTTAATGTAAAACATAAAGATAAAGAAACGGTGCTTTGTATTGATCCATACGCAAAAGCCGTTGCAAGCTACAACTCTTATTTTACTCCGCGCAAAAGTATTGTTTTCAAAGAAGGTAATTATGATTGGCAAAATGATAATTGGATTCAACGTGACTGGCGTGATTTAATTGTTTATGAAATGCACGTGCGTGATATGACTGAACATCAAACTTCCGGAGTTAAAGAACGCGGAACTTATAAAGGTCTGATAGAAAAGGGTAAAACCGGTGGTATAGATTACATAAAAAATCTTGGCGTAAATACGGTTGAACTTTTACCTTCGCAGGAATTTGCAAACATAGAAATCCCATTTAAAGATTCTTTACGAGGAAAGTTTAATACCTGGAATCCTTACGAAAGAAATCATTGGGGATATATGACAGCTTCATTTTTTGCACCTGAAACTTACTATTCAGAAAATACTCGCGAGTTAGAGCTTAATAAATGGAGTGGTGCAGATGCAAAAGCTGTAACTGATTTTAAAGATATGGTAAAAGCTTTCCACAATGAAAATATTGCAGTTATGATGGATGTTGTTTACAATCATCTTTCTGAATATGAATTTGGCAACTTAAAAGAGATTGATAGAGAATATTATTTTAGGTTAAATCCTGATGGAAGTTATTGCGAAGTTAGTGGCTGCGGAAACGACTTACGAACAGAAGCTCCAATGTTAAGAAAATTAATTGTAGAAAGTATTTTATATTGGATGAAAGAATATCATGTTGATGGTTTCCGTTTTGATCTTGGAAAACTTTTGGATTGGGAAACGATAGAAACAATTATTTATGAAGCAAAAAAAATAAATCCTGATGTTGTATTTGTTTGCGAACCTTGGGGCGGAGGTTATGATCCCCAGGGATTTTCTTTACGCGGGTGGGGTGCGTGGAATGATCAAATAAGAAATGGAATAAAAGGGGAAAACCCCAAAGACGGACACGGCTGGATTTTTGGAACGTGGTACGGAAATAATTCGCTGCAAAGAATTAAGAGTTACGTAAATGGAACACTTACAAAAGATTCACTTGGTTTATTTCAAAAACCGGATCATTCTGTAAATTATTTAGAATCACACGATGGACTAACTTTTGGCGATTTTATAAGGCTTGGTCTTGGTGATGTAAAACCTGATGAAGTGATAAATGATGTTGATAAAAATGCAATATTAACCCCAACTCAATTAAAACTTAATAAACTTGGAGCATTGTTTTTGTTTACTTCACGGGGAATGACAATGATTCATAGCGGGCAGGAATTTGCACGTAGTAAAGTTATTCCACTTACAAATCAAAACGATCCTCATCGTGGAATGATTGACCACAACACTTATGATAAAGACAATGAAGTAAATTATATAAATTATGATCATGCAAAGATGAATAAGGATTTATTGGATTATTACCAGGGCTTAATCGAACTGCGAAAAGAATTTCAATCATTCCGAAGAGCAGAATACGATGAAGTGAAATTTATTTCTGTTAAGGATAATGATTTTGCAATCTGTTACGAAGTAAAACACAATGATGAAGATTTTATGGTGCTTTTAAATGCACATCCTGTTAAAGAAGTTTTATTTGAATTGCCGAAAGGAAAGTGGGATGTTTTAGTTAATTCAGATAAAGCAGGAATAAAACCTATTTCCACTGTAAGCGGAACAATTTCAATAAAATCATCCACCGGTTTAGTGTTGAAGAAGAAATAG
- a CDS encoding DUF481 domain-containing protein codes for MKQSFGFVLVLIIFNYFNSYAQINTERYRKDSDSTGFTAVADVELTAITGNTDFQFIDLGGRLNYNWGKSYTFLVADGGFGWDDGKRIFNQALLHLRHVHSLSDLLQIEVFTQTDFNKKRLLTERELIGGGFRYKFLTEENLKFRLGLSYFYEHEKYDVLVNSVHGSNIFANRLSTYITFEFNIKDDVKFITVNYFQPQIGKWEDFRIISDASLIIGISSFVDLTVSFNLRYDAKSPEKIKPTDTITKFGFSFNF; via the coding sequence ATGAAACAAAGTTTCGGATTCGTTTTAGTATTAATCATTTTTAATTATTTCAATTCTTACGCACAGATTAACACAGAAAGATACCGAAAGGATTCAGACTCAACAGGATTTACTGCAGTTGCCGACGTTGAATTGACTGCGATTACCGGTAACACTGATTTTCAATTTATTGATCTTGGCGGCAGATTAAATTACAATTGGGGGAAAAGTTATACTTTTTTAGTTGCTGATGGTGGATTTGGCTGGGATGATGGTAAACGAATTTTTAATCAAGCACTTTTACATTTAAGACATGTGCATTCTTTAAGCGATTTATTGCAGATTGAAGTTTTTACTCAGACTGATTTTAACAAAAAGAGATTGCTTACAGAAAGAGAATTAATTGGCGGTGGATTTAGATATAAATTTTTAACTGAAGAAAATCTGAAATTTAGATTGGGTCTATCCTATTTTTATGAACACGAAAAGTATGATGTGCTAGTAAACTCTGTGCACGGAAGTAATATATTTGCAAATCGTTTATCAACATATATTACATTCGAATTTAATATAAAAGATGATGTTAAATTTATTACAGTAAATTATTTTCAGCCTCAGATTGGAAAATGGGAGGATTTTAGAATCATTTCAGATGCTTCACTAATAATTGGAATTAGTTCTTTTGTAGACTTAACCGTGAGTTTTAATTTACGATATGATGCAAAATCTCCAGAAAAAATAAAACCAACAGACACAATTACAAAATTTGGGTTTAGTTTTAACTTCTAA
- the kbl gene encoding glycine C-acetyltransferase: MNKETKQHYADILTGIEKEGLFKKERIITTPQRAHIAVTTGQKVLNMCANNYLGLADNPEIIKAAKDSFDKWGFGMSSVRFICGTQEIHKELEKKVSEFLGMEDTIIYTSCFDANGGLFETLLGEEDAIVSDELNHASIIDGIRLCKAQRYRYKNCDMNDLEEKLKEAKANNAKNILVATDGVFSMDGFIAPLKDICNIAEKYNAMVMVDDSHAVGFMGKHGKGTHEHNNVMGRIDIITGTLGKALGGASGGYTSAKKEIVDLLRQRSRPYLFSNTVAPNIVAASIKVLEMLSSTTNLRDKLEENTKHFRAKIKAAGFNIKEGVHPIVPIMLGDAVLAQTMASKMLERGVYVVGFFFPVVPKGTARIRVQISAAHSKEDLDFAVEKFLEVKTEMKI, from the coding sequence ATGAATAAAGAAACAAAACAACACTACGCAGACATTCTAACTGGAATTGAAAAAGAAGGTTTATTCAAAAAAGAACGAATCATAACAACGCCGCAAAGAGCACACATTGCTGTTACAACAGGGCAAAAAGTTTTAAATATGTGTGCAAATAATTATTTAGGATTAGCCGACAATCCGGAAATAATAAAAGCAGCAAAAGATAGTTTTGATAAATGGGGATTTGGAATGTCATCTGTAAGATTTATTTGCGGCACACAAGAAATCCACAAAGAATTAGAAAAGAAAGTTTCTGAATTTCTTGGAATGGAAGACACAATTATTTACACATCCTGTTTTGATGCAAACGGTGGATTGTTCGAAACTCTGCTTGGAGAAGAAGATGCGATTGTTAGTGATGAATTAAATCACGCAAGCATTATAGATGGAATAAGATTATGTAAAGCTCAGCGTTATCGTTATAAAAATTGTGATATGAATGATCTTGAAGAAAAACTTAAAGAGGCTAAAGCTAATAACGCAAAAAATATTTTAGTCGCCACAGACGGTGTTTTTTCGATGGATGGTTTTATTGCTCCACTTAAAGATATATGTAATATTGCAGAAAAATATAACGCTATGGTTATGGTTGATGATTCACATGCAGTTGGGTTTATGGGAAAACATGGTAAAGGAACTCATGAACATAACAATGTAATGGGTAGAATAGATATAATTACTGGAACACTCGGGAAAGCACTTGGCGGCGCAAGCGGTGGTTATACATCAGCAAAAAAAGAAATTGTTGATTTACTTCGCCAACGTTCTCGACCATATTTATTTTCAAACACAGTTGCACCAAACATAGTTGCTGCTTCAATTAAAGTTCTTGAAATGCTTTCTTCAACAACTAATTTAAGAGACAAACTTGAAGAGAACACAAAACACTTTAGAGCAAAAATAAAAGCTGCAGGATTTAATATTAAAGAAGGTGTTCATCCAATTGTACCTATTATGCTTGGCGATGCCGTTCTTGCTCAAACAATGGCCTCAAAAATGTTAGAACGTGGAGTTTATGTTGTTGGATTTTTCTTCCCTGTTGTACCCAAGGGAACAGCAAGAATAAGAGTTCAAATTTCTGCAGCTCATTCTAAAGAGGATTTAGATTTTGCTGTAGAGAAATTTTTAGAAGTAAAAACCGAAATGAAGATTTAG
- a CDS encoding DMT family transporter, protein MLYLGELSALLTAVLWSGTSLAFSSAAEKIGSLQLNINRMIFASVFLIATILIMGYRFDLSNSQFTNLIISGVIGLVIGDTFLFKSYQMIGARISMLLMALSPAISAILAFIFLSETISYLGIIGILITLSGIALVVLERNTNLKYQITTLGIVYGILGAMGQAGGLIFAKFAFNEGHITGFVATFIRVFSSVIIFLPIMLILKKYKNPYKLFNKDKSALGVTLIGTILGPFLGITFSLIAIENTKVGIAATLMSTMPIIMLPMVKYIYKEKLSWRAITGAVIAVGGVALIFLR, encoded by the coding sequence ATGTTATACCTTGGTGAATTAAGTGCTCTTTTAACAGCTGTTCTTTGGTCAGGAACATCTCTCGCTTTTTCATCGGCAGCAGAAAAAATCGGATCACTTCAACTCAATATCAATAGAATGATATTTGCTTCAGTTTTTCTAATCGCAACAATTTTAATAATGGGCTATAGATTTGATTTATCAAATTCACAATTCACCAACCTCATCATAAGTGGCGTTATTGGTTTAGTTATTGGCGATACTTTTCTATTTAAAAGTTATCAGATGATTGGTGCAAGAATAAGTATGCTGTTGATGGCATTATCACCAGCAATTTCTGCGATTCTTGCTTTTATATTTTTAAGTGAAACAATTTCTTATTTAGGAATTATTGGAATATTGATTACCCTTTCGGGAATTGCTTTGGTTGTACTAGAGCGTAATACAAATTTAAAATATCAAATTACTACTCTGGGAATAGTTTATGGAATACTCGGTGCGATGGGGCAAGCTGGAGGATTAATATTTGCAAAGTTTGCATTTAATGAAGGGCACATAACAGGTTTTGTTGCCACATTCATTCGTGTATTTTCTTCTGTTATAATATTTCTTCCAATAATGTTGATATTAAAAAAGTATAAAAATCCATATAAACTTTTTAATAAAGATAAATCAGCTTTGGGGGTAACTTTAATTGGAACAATTCTGGGACCATTTTTGGGAATTACATTTAGCTTAATTGCAATTGAAAATACCAAAGTTGGAATTGCCGCTACACTTATGTCAACGATGCCAATAATCATGCTGCCTATGGTGAAATATATTTATAAAGAAAAATTATCGTGGAGAGCAATTACGGGCGCTGTTATTGCTGTTGGTGGTGTAGCATTAATATTTTTAAGATAA
- a CDS encoding DUF4411 family protein, with protein sequence MIYVFDTNALSNILNHYYANNFPSFWERFDQMIKSKNSFPFGGFIKINQRFGGGKKKRIMNENIDFFTNPNVDELNFVTKIYSVTHFQQNLDKKKILSGGFFADPFVISKAYVNDACIITEEENKPNAAKIPNICHHFNIDCKNFEGFLNENSWKF encoded by the coding sequence ATGATATATGTTTTCGATACAAATGCTTTATCGAATATTTTAAATCATTATTATGCAAATAATTTTCCTAGTTTTTGGGAAAGATTTGATCAGATGATTAAATCAAAAAATTCTTTCCCTTTTGGGGGTTTTATTAAAATAAACCAAAGGTTTGGGGGGGGAAAAAAAAAAAGGATTATGAATGAGAATATCGATTTTTTTACAAACCCTAATGTTGATGAATTGAATTTTGTAACAAAGATATATTCAGTGACTCATTTCCAACAGAATCTGGATAAAAAGAAAATTCTATCTGGTGGTTTTTTTGCTGACCCTTTTGTGATTAGTAAAGCTTATGTCAATGATGCTTGTATTATTACAGAAGAAGAAAATAAACCAAACGCTGCTAAAATTCCAAATATCTGCCACCATTTCAATATTGATTGCAAAAATTTTGAAGGGTTCTTGAACGAGAATAGTTGGAAATTCTAA
- the fumC gene encoding class II fumarate hydratase, whose protein sequence is MSNRIEKDTMGEIEVPSDKYYGAQTARSLMNFKIGGDRFPRELIRALGILKKAAALTNKELGTLPAEKADLIIQAADEVIEGKLDEHFPLVVWQTGSGTQTNMNSNEVISNRAIEIAGGEMGSKKPIHPNDDVNKAQSSNDTFPTAMHIAAVEQIHRRLIPMITKLRDALAVKEKEYKDIIKIGRTHLMDAVPLTLGQEFGGYVQMLSNGLDRINAALPRLYELALGGTAVGTGLNTHPQFAVKSAEHIAKLTGKKFITAPNKFEALAGHDALVEFSGVLKTLAASLMKIANDVRWLGSGPRCGLGELNLPENEPGSSIMPGKVNPTQSEAMTMVCAQVFGNDVAVNFGGAMGNFELNVFKPVIIFNVLNSIRLIADSCESFTDNCIVGIEANKVNIKKHLENSLMLVTALNPVIGYDNAAKVAKKAHKENTTLKQAAMELGLLTSEKFDEVVRPEKMVGPGK, encoded by the coding sequence ATGAGCAACCGAATTGAAAAAGACACAATGGGTGAAATTGAAGTTCCATCCGATAAATATTACGGCGCGCAAACTGCTCGCTCATTAATGAACTTTAAAATTGGCGGCGATAGATTCCCACGTGAACTTATTCGTGCTCTTGGAATTTTAAAGAAAGCTGCCGCACTTACAAATAAAGAACTTGGAACACTTCCTGCAGAGAAAGCAGATTTAATTATACAAGCTGCCGATGAGGTAATTGAAGGAAAACTTGATGAACATTTTCCATTAGTAGTTTGGCAGACCGGAAGTGGCACACAAACAAATATGAACTCTAATGAAGTAATCTCAAATCGTGCTATAGAAATTGCTGGCGGTGAAATGGGAAGTAAAAAACCAATCCATCCAAATGATGATGTGAATAAAGCTCAATCTTCTAACGATACTTTTCCGACTGCAATGCATATCGCAGCAGTAGAACAAATTCATCGCAGATTAATTCCTATGATTACAAAACTTCGCGATGCACTTGCTGTTAAAGAAAAAGAATATAAAGACATTATTAAGATTGGAAGAACACATTTAATGGATGCTGTTCCATTGACTTTAGGCCAAGAATTTGGTGGATATGTACAGATGCTCTCAAACGGATTAGATAGAATAAATGCTGCTCTTCCAAGGTTATATGAATTAGCACTTGGTGGAACAGCAGTTGGAACAGGATTGAATACGCACCCTCAATTTGCAGTGAAATCTGCAGAGCATATTGCAAAGTTAACAGGAAAGAAATTTATAACTGCACCAAATAAATTTGAGGCACTTGCAGGACACGATGCGCTTGTTGAATTCAGTGGCGTTTTAAAAACGCTTGCTGCTTCACTTATGAAAATTGCAAATGATGTTAGATGGCTTGGTTCTGGTCCACGATGTGGATTGGGCGAGTTGAATCTTCCTGAAAACGAACCGGGAAGTTCAATTATGCCGGGTAAAGTGAACCCAACACAAAGCGAAGCAATGACAATGGTTTGTGCGCAGGTTTTCGGAAATGATGTTGCAGTAAACTTTGGCGGTGCGATGGGAAATTTTGAATTAAATGTTTTTAAACCTGTAATCATCTTTAATGTTTTAAATTCTATAAGATTAATTGCTGATTCTTGTGAAAGTTTTACTGATAATTGCATTGTTGGAATAGAGGCTAATAAGGTAAACATCAAAAAACATCTTGAAAATTCTTTAATGCTGGTTACAGCTTTAAATCCAGTTATCGGTTATGATAATGCAGCTAAAGTTGCAAAAAAGGCTCACAAAGAAAACACAACGCTTAAGCAAGCAGCAATGGAGCTCGGTTTGTTAACCTCAGAAAAATTTGATGAAGTTGTGAGACCTGAAAAAATGGTTGGTCCAGGGAAATAA
- a CDS encoding GHKL domain-containing protein produces the protein MFVTEQETYFDSPFRSTIQEIGSRSSRLARNPIIVQMLESFPELVVILDSNRQIVAFNKRAEELLKKENEAIIGQRLGEAFRCIHAFETPGGCGTSSFCSDCGAGKSNKNTLLTSQSNEEECRIHIKDKGFETSLDLKVFTSYLEFENEKFIVFAIKNLENEKRRELLERIFFHDVLNTASIIFGISGMISEVRETDDFEKYSKILQNTSEQLIQEIQAQRDLSNAESGKLIIYPAQDTAKNILEKVFELYENNNLTKGKSFTCDYPPDMMIIETDPHFIIRSLGNLIKNALEAVGNGQKVSISAQDYGENVRFVIANDGVIPKHIQLQIFNRSFSTKAKKGRGIGTYSVKLLIENYLKGKVSFISNEDEQTKFIVELPKRFPESEL, from the coding sequence ATGTTTGTTACTGAGCAAGAAACATATTTTGATTCCCCTTTTAGAAGTACGATTCAAGAAATCGGATCTCGCTCAAGTAGATTGGCCAGAAATCCAATCATTGTTCAAATGCTGGAAAGTTTTCCCGAACTTGTTGTAATCCTTGATTCCAATAGACAGATTGTTGCTTTTAATAAAAGAGCTGAAGAGTTGCTTAAGAAAGAAAATGAAGCAATTATTGGACAAAGATTGGGAGAAGCATTTAGATGCATACATGCATTTGAAACACCGGGTGGTTGTGGGACCTCATCTTTTTGCTCTGATTGTGGCGCCGGTAAAAGTAATAAAAACACTCTTTTGACTTCCCAATCTAATGAAGAAGAATGCCGTATACATATAAAAGATAAAGGATTTGAAACCTCTTTAGATTTAAAAGTATTTACATCTTACTTGGAATTTGAGAATGAAAAATTTATTGTTTTTGCAATAAAAAATCTTGAAAATGAAAAACGACGTGAACTGTTGGAAAGAATTTTCTTTCATGATGTTTTAAATACTGCTTCTATTATTTTTGGTATTTCCGGTATGATATCAGAAGTTAGAGAAACTGATGATTTTGAAAAGTATTCTAAAATATTGCAGAACACATCAGAACAACTCATTCAAGAAATCCAAGCCCAAAGAGATCTGTCAAATGCTGAATCAGGTAAATTGATAATTTATCCTGCACAGGATACAGCCAAAAATATTCTTGAAAAAGTTTTTGAGTTGTACGAAAATAATAACCTTACAAAAGGTAAATCATTTACTTGTGATTACCCACCTGATATGATGATAATTGAAACTGATCCACACTTTATTATTCGCTCACTTGGGAACCTGATTAAAAATGCTTTAGAAGCAGTTGGAAATGGACAAAAGGTTTCAATTTCTGCTCAGGATTATGGTGAAAATGTTAGGTTTGTAATTGCTAATGATGGTGTAATTCCAAAGCACATTCAGCTTCAAATATTTAACAGATCATTCAGTACTAAAGCTAAAAAGGGACGCGGCATAGGTACTTATAGTGTTAAATTACTGATTGAGAATTATTTAAAAGGTAAGGTTAGTTTTATATCTAACGAAGATGAACAAACTAAATTTATTGTCGAGTTACCAAAAAGATTTCCAGAATCTGAATTATAA
- a CDS encoding T9SS type A sorting domain-containing protein: MKIFIFICFLLATLNIPIRSQWTELPIGTSSDILGLYFISMDTGWVVGSNGTILKTTNGGSWWTVQQSNLNVILASVYFIDSFHGWVCGADGNILKTTDGGNTWLQKPSSVTENINSIFFINQSVGFAVTSNWFSGFPYSGRILKTSDGGESWVINLFDDSHGFIDLFFLDQNDGWVCGSNGATYKTTNGGNSWNYINANTGYWLFDIFYSSKNIGYLVGGNPSSDFIAKSTNSGNSWYQIRESFQEHALIGSYFINDMEGWACGFDGVLLKTINGGNNWIREQISTDKQLREIFFIDSVGYCVGFSGTFLKYHYAQPTSNIQIVTPNGGEQWEIGSTKQITWNSTDINYVNIEYSYNNGLTWNTVVSSLPNTGVYNWTVPNILSENCLVRVGDYPASYDVSDSSFSIVTPVPAELISFSSEIIDNDVTFYWTTATETNNSGFNVERSVESKKEKNLAWQTVGIVNGSGTTTEPQMYSFVDGNVSVGKYQYRLKQIDFNGTFEYSNSIEVEINPPVKFSLEQNFPNPFNPSTTIQFSLTKDSYVTLKIYNINGQEILTLVEGFKQAGVHNLNFVPDNLPSGIYFYRIITEDFSAVRKMTYLK; encoded by the coding sequence ATGAAAATTTTTATTTTTATATGTTTCCTGTTAGCCACTCTTAATATTCCAATCCGTTCTCAATGGACTGAACTGCCTATTGGTACTTCGTCTGACATATTAGGTTTATATTTTATTTCCATGGATACAGGTTGGGTAGTTGGTAGTAACGGTACCATCTTAAAAACAACAAACGGTGGTAGTTGGTGGACAGTCCAACAATCAAACTTAAATGTTATTCTTGCCTCTGTTTATTTTATAGACTCGTTCCATGGGTGGGTTTGTGGAGCTGATGGAAATATTCTTAAAACAACAGACGGCGGAAATACCTGGTTACAAAAGCCATCCAGCGTAACCGAAAATATAAATTCAATATTTTTTATAAATCAATCTGTCGGTTTTGCAGTAACAAGTAACTGGTTCAGTGGATTTCCTTATTCAGGAAGAATTCTTAAGACAAGTGATGGAGGGGAAAGTTGGGTAATAAATTTATTTGATGATTCACACGGTTTTATAGATCTATTCTTTTTAGATCAAAATGACGGATGGGTTTGCGGTTCAAACGGCGCTACTTATAAAACTACGAATGGTGGTAATTCCTGGAATTACATTAACGCCAATACAGGATACTGGTTGTTTGATATCTTTTATTCCTCTAAAAATATTGGATATCTTGTAGGTGGGAATCCAAGTAGTGATTTTATTGCCAAATCTACTAACTCAGGAAATTCATGGTACCAAATCCGCGAATCATTTCAAGAGCATGCATTGATTGGTTCGTATTTTATTAATGATATGGAAGGATGGGCGTGTGGATTTGATGGCGTATTATTAAAAACTATAAATGGTGGAAATAACTGGATTAGAGAACAGATTTCTACAGATAAACAACTTAGAGAAATATTCTTTATTGATTCTGTAGGTTACTGTGTAGGTTTTTCAGGAACATTTTTGAAATATCATTATGCTCAACCAACAAGTAATATTCAGATAGTAACTCCTAACGGCGGGGAACAATGGGAAATTGGATCAACAAAACAAATTACTTGGAATAGTACAGATATAAATTATGTTAATATTGAGTATAGCTACAACAATGGTTTAACTTGGAATACAGTTGTTTCATCATTGCCCAACACAGGTGTTTATAATTGGACTGTTCCTAACATTTTATCTGAGAACTGTTTAGTGAGAGTAGGTGATTATCCAGCTTCTTACGATGTTTCCGACAGTTCTTTTTCAATCGTAACCCCAGTTCCCGCAGAACTTATCTCTTTTTCTTCTGAAATTATTGACAATGATGTAACATTTTATTGGACGACCGCAACGGAGACTAATAACTCCGGGTTTAATGTTGAACGAAGCGTTGAATCGAAGAAAGAAAAAAATCTTGCATGGCAAACAGTTGGAATTGTTAACGGAAGTGGAACCACCACAGAACCGCAAATGTATTCTTTTGTTGATGGAAATGTATCTGTTGGAAAATATCAATACAGACTAAAACAAATTGATTTTAATGGAACGTTTGAATACTCAAATTCTATTGAAGTGGAAATAAATCCACCAGTAAAATTTTCTTTAGAGCAGAATTTTCCAAATCCATTTAATCCATCCACTACAATACAATTTAGTCTCACAAAAGATTCATACGTAACTTTAAAGATTTATAATATAAATGGACAAGAAATATTAACACTAGTAGAAGGATTTAAACAAGCTGGCGTACACAATTTAAACTTTGTACCAGATAATTTGCCGAGTGGAATTTATTTTTACAGGATAATTACAGAAGATTTTTCCGCTGTTCGAAAGATGACCTATTTGAAATGA